A window of the Arachis duranensis cultivar V14167 chromosome 5, aradu.V14167.gnm2.J7QH, whole genome shotgun sequence genome harbors these coding sequences:
- the LOC107489081 gene encoding uncharacterized protein LOC107489081: MELLKLSKFKLQLQSLISEVRYLRDRERSATEQHRQQIQRQKQNEEELTMKIQELQQELASVKEECQKLERQVNYLQNDNAMLESKHKELKGTLNSVLQSRENFVHAYEESTAQMKRSIETKDRMINVLSEKINSHLLLFDSVEKEVFYVKQIVDKVQNLVNDKEEVVTSLRNKMDRVSTFEKEFVENITDLRNRLENNEAELRRKDRVISQLEAKLDAARLSNNDRAHIEEIKQTLSAKDVEIQNLISDKEALQYEVGSLQHILQRIQDTIMNTNEEDKMLFSSILSQKEASTTDLKATNNRMEDIVPSKEEKAHEPTEC; the protein is encoded by the exons ATGGAACTTCTGAAGCTCTCAAAGTTCAAGCTCCAACTTCAATCCCTAATTTCCGAAGTTCGATATCTCAGG GACAGAGAACGCTCTGCCACGGAACAGCACCGCCAACAAATCCAG AGGCAGAAGCAGAATGAGGAAGAGTTGACTATGAAGATACAGGAATTGCAGCAAGAGTTAGCTTCGGTCAAAGAAGAGTGCCAGAAACTGGAGAGACAG GTAAATTACCTACAGAATGATAATGCGATGCTTGAAAGCAAGCACAAAGAGTTGAAGGGAACCCTAAATAGCGTGCTACAGTCTAGGGAGAATTTCGTGCATGCTTATGAG GAATCTACTGCTCAAATGAAACGTTCAATTGAAACCAAAGACAGGATGATCAATGTTCTTTCAGAGAAAATAAACTCTCActtattgttatttgattcGGTAGAGAAGGAGGTGTTTTATGTCAAGCAAATTGTGGACAAAGTGCAGAATCTTGTAAATGATAAAGAGGAAGTTG TGACTAGCCTGAGAAACAAAATGGACCGGGTCTCTacatttgaaaaagaatttgtag AAAATATTACTGATCTAAGAAATAGACTGGAAAACAATGAGGCTGAATTACGAAGAAAGGATAGAGTCATCTCACAGCTAGAAGCAAAGCTGGATGCGGCAAGACTTAGCAATAATGATCGAGCTCATATAGAAGAA ATAAAGCAAACTTTATCAGCAAAGGATGTGGAGATacaaaacttaatttcagatAAAGAG GCATTACAATATGAAGTTGGAAGTTTACAACACATCCTACAGAGGATTCAGGACACTATAATGAATACGAATGAAGAG GACAAAATGTTATTCTCCTCAATTTTGTCACAAAAAGAAGCAAGCACAACAGATCTGAAGGCTACAAATAATAG GATGGAAGATATTGTTCCAAGCAAGGAAGAGAAGGCTCATGAACCTACTGAATGCTGA
- the LOC107489080 gene encoding transketolase, chloroplastic-like, with protein MTMLQKMAKLMEYSHLLDKADECEDPYMRLVYAYNLRKEGKAVRVGSFVSWELFNEQSEAYKESVLPAAVSAGV; from the exons ATGACTATGCTTCAGAAAATGGCCAAG TTGATGGAGTACTCCCACTTGCTTGATAAAGCAGATGAGTGTGAGGATCCATACATGCGGCTTGTGTATGCAT ATAATCTCAGAAAGGAAGGTAAGGCCGTTAGAGTCGGTTCATTCGTTTCATGGGAACTTTTCAACGAGCAATCGGAAGCATACAAGGAGAGTGTTCTCCCTGCTGCTGTTTCAGCTGGTGTTTAG